Proteins found in one Bartonella krasnovii genomic segment:
- the cysS gene encoding cysteine--tRNA ligase — translation MKELRFYNTLTRKKENFIPIDPTKVRLYVCGPTVYDYAHIGNARPVIVFDVLFRLLRHIYGKDHVLYARNITDVDDKINARAACEYPNASLNDAIRQLTERTYSQFQQDTMALGCLLPTSQPRATEHLEEMRALIERLLEKGHAYKAENHILFSIRSVKNPPHYGAFANRSLDEMRAGARIDVAAYKREEMDFVLWKPSLEGEPGWESPAGIPVLGRPGWHIECSAMSMAKLLAPYGGGLTCDDPTANIFDIHGGGLDLIFPHHENEIAQSCSAFGTERMANFWMHNGFLQVEGKKMSKSFGNFITIRSVLENNFLEFNGVLADEMKENWAGLSARFSMLQTHYREPLNWTVQRLMQSSSELYRWYELLRSKKSMMENNEAIDDTLIDALSDDLNTPKAFTLLRKFYKAEDTLALAHGMNILGLLRQEWIKEIDCPLFIKKTSLDSKFIDQRIAERLRLIHNKEWEAADTIRDELAAKGVLLKDSKDPQSGERITVWEVKRF, via the coding sequence ATGAAAGAGTTGCGATTTTATAATACGCTGACACGTAAAAAAGAAAATTTTATACCAATAGATCCGACAAAAGTACGTCTTTATGTTTGTGGTCCAACAGTTTATGATTATGCGCATATAGGAAATGCACGACCTGTCATTGTTTTTGATGTTTTATTTCGCTTATTGCGCCATATTTATGGAAAAGATCATGTTCTCTATGCGCGTAATATTACAGATGTCGATGATAAAATTAATGCACGCGCCGCTTGTGAATATCCAAACGCATCACTGAATGATGCTATTCGTCAATTAACAGAACGCACATATTCTCAGTTTCAACAAGATACAATGGCGCTTGGTTGTCTATTGCCAACCAGCCAGCCACGCGCAACCGAACATTTAGAGGAGATGCGCGCTCTCATCGAAAGATTACTTGAAAAGGGTCACGCTTATAAAGCGGAAAATCATATACTATTTTCTATAAGGAGCGTAAAAAATCCACCCCATTATGGGGCATTTGCAAATCGTTCTTTAGATGAAATGAGGGCTGGGGCGCGTATCGATGTTGCTGCTTATAAAAGGGAGGAGATGGATTTTGTTTTATGGAAACCTTCTCTGGAAGGAGAGCCAGGCTGGGAGTCACCGGCTGGAATTCCTGTTTTAGGTCGTCCAGGTTGGCATATTGAATGTTCAGCAATGTCAATGGCAAAGTTATTAGCACCTTATGGTGGTGGTTTAACTTGTGATGATCCGACAGCGAATATTTTTGATATTCATGGTGGTGGACTTGATTTAATTTTTCCTCACCATGAAAATGAGATTGCACAAAGTTGTTCAGCTTTTGGGACGGAGCGAATGGCTAATTTTTGGATGCATAACGGCTTTTTACAAGTTGAAGGCAAAAAGATGTCGAAAAGCTTTGGCAATTTCATAACCATTCGTTCTGTTTTAGAGAACAATTTTTTAGAATTTAACGGTGTTTTAGCCGATGAAATGAAAGAAAATTGGGCGGGTTTGTCTGCACGTTTTTCGATGCTCCAAACGCATTATCGTGAACCATTAAATTGGACAGTGCAGCGTTTAATGCAATCGAGCAGTGAATTGTATCGTTGGTATGAATTGCTTCGCAGTAAAAAGAGTATGATGGAAAACAATGAAGCGATAGATGATACTTTGATAGATGCCCTTAGTGATGATCTTAATACGCCCAAAGCATTTACTCTTTTGCGAAAATTTTATAAAGCAGAAGATACTTTAGCTCTTGCTCATGGCATGAATATATTAGGACTATTACGACAAGAATGGATTAAAGAAATAGACTGTCCATTATTTATAAAAAAAACGTCTCTTGATTCAAAATTTATTGATCAGCGCATTGCCGAAAGATTGCGGCTTATCCATAATAAAGAGTGGGAAGCTGCGGATACAATTCGTGATGAGCTTGCAGCTAAAGGGGTTCTCTTAAAAGATAGTAAGGATCCGCAGAGTGGTGAGCGCATAACCGTGTGGGAAGTAAAACGATTCTAA
- a CDS encoding TIGR02301 family protein, giving the protein MRNKLKKIILLIFIVISMPTFAQQSPPYEKKLLRLAEILGSLHFLQNLCVPPTNQVPINQWYDYMNALIEAEHPIPQRRAYFYDAFNEAYRAFSENYHHCTQAAIEANQRYIKEGRALSENLLMHYNN; this is encoded by the coding sequence ATGCGTAATAAATTGAAAAAAATCATTCTTTTAATATTTATTGTCATTTCGATGCCAACCTTTGCACAACAGTCTCCACCTTATGAGAAAAAATTACTTCGCCTCGCAGAAATTTTGGGATCCCTGCATTTTCTCCAAAATCTTTGTGTGCCTCCAACAAACCAAGTGCCAATAAATCAATGGTATGACTATATGAACGCACTCATTGAAGCAGAACACCCCATTCCACAAAGACGTGCTTATTTTTATGACGCATTTAATGAAGCGTATCGCGCTTTCTCAGAAAATTATCATCATTGTACACAAGCTGCCATTGAAGCCAATCAAAGATATATTAAAGAAGGAAGAGCTTTATCTGAAAATCTTCTCATGCATTATAACAACTAA